From a single Gimesia fumaroli genomic region:
- a CDS encoding glycosyltransferase family 2 protein, with translation MSQVRNLEPLLEEIERASAPVGKTIVVMPAYNAAPTLLKTLSDLPSDVVDEIILVDDGSTDGTVDLALREGLTVIQHKQNRGYGGNQKTCYEYALNHGAEYVVMLHPDYQYDSRVVGIAVQLLKLGICDVVMGSRIRTRQEALAGGMPAWKYIANRLLTITENVALGQNLGDFHSGFRAYRREVLETIPFEQNSDDFVFDSQFLAQSVYFDFRVGDIPVPVRYFPEASSINFRRCVKYGLGTLSVLVRYWAQRLRIRPSKIFFSKKIESEADNRVQLQ, from the coding sequence ATGTCACAAGTTCGAAACCTGGAGCCATTGCTTGAGGAAATCGAACGTGCCAGTGCGCCAGTGGGAAAGACCATCGTGGTAATGCCTGCCTATAATGCAGCACCGACTCTTTTGAAAACTTTGTCCGACCTGCCGAGTGATGTGGTGGATGAAATTATTCTGGTGGATGACGGCAGCACCGATGGCACCGTTGACCTGGCTTTGCGGGAAGGGCTCACCGTCATTCAGCATAAGCAGAACCGAGGCTATGGCGGTAACCAGAAAACCTGCTATGAATATGCACTGAATCACGGAGCAGAGTATGTTGTGATGCTGCATCCCGACTATCAATACGACAGTCGTGTCGTGGGTATCGCGGTTCAGTTACTCAAGCTGGGCATCTGCGATGTGGTGATGGGATCGCGCATTCGAACCCGCCAGGAAGCACTGGCTGGAGGCATGCCGGCCTGGAAATACATCGCCAATCGCTTGTTGACGATCACAGAGAACGTCGCGCTTGGCCAGAATCTGGGAGATTTCCACAGCGGATTTCGCGCTTATCGCAGAGAAGTTCTGGAAACCATCCCGTTTGAACAGAATTCAGACGACTTTGTGTTCGACAGCCAGTTCCTGGCACAATCGGTTTACTTCGATTTCCGTGTCGGCGATATTCCCGTGCCGGTCCGTTATTTCCCGGAAGCATCGAGTATCAATTTCCGACGCTGTGTCAAATACGGTCTGGGAACCCTGTCTGTCCTGGTACGCTACTGGGCACAACGCCTTCGAATTCGTCCTTCGAAAATTTTCTTCAGCAAGAAAATCGAATCCGAAGCCGATAATCGCGTGCAACTGCAATAA
- a CDS encoding tetratricopeptide repeat protein: protein MTNQNQQTLPWQLFQAIRNQKVPIISLGLTVLISFGIAISFDFVNWDDPWYVIHNPLVKSWDPDNLQKIATQVVTRNYAPLTVFSFLVDHSLYGMWAGGYHLTNILLHLVNSILVFLLVTRLTQNRLIGWATAAVFAIHPVQVETVVWISSRKGLLSGAFILASLWYWLRKDRTLEQNTCGFLCFVFALLSKALAVIVPAIVFCFDYWVAKVPFREAVKRQIFPGCCALLLLVITMLAQTSELGGVRDHFGMSKLEILSVDTVIMSKYIQMLLWPEARSVLYDPPTSGISLNIIISFGVWLIAAVLFVRMGKRQPLILFAGATFVLLLIPVLNLFPITTLMNDRYLYLPCIPFFALLFSACLQLLELLRVRILKPLLSPKPISGYLVPGIFGVLVLFLLTRYSLLTERYLTIWKDGLSLWRYTSQQVPQLPVVQIQLANSYHSQGESERAIAIIKRALRDTNPDELDRQRMEQKIQEWERLK from the coding sequence ATGACGAATCAAAACCAGCAAACATTGCCCTGGCAATTATTTCAGGCGATCAGGAACCAGAAAGTTCCCATTATTTCATTGGGGCTGACGGTGTTGATCAGTTTTGGAATTGCGATCAGCTTTGATTTCGTCAATTGGGATGATCCCTGGTATGTGATTCACAATCCCCTGGTGAAGAGTTGGGATCCGGATAATCTGCAGAAAATTGCAACTCAGGTGGTCACCCGGAATTACGCACCGCTGACGGTGTTCTCATTTCTGGTCGATCATAGTTTGTACGGGATGTGGGCCGGCGGCTACCATCTGACGAATATTCTTCTGCATCTGGTGAATTCGATCCTGGTCTTCCTGCTCGTCACCCGGTTGACTCAAAATCGTCTGATTGGTTGGGCCACGGCAGCAGTATTTGCGATTCACCCGGTCCAGGTCGAAACTGTAGTCTGGATTTCCTCGCGTAAAGGCCTGTTGTCCGGTGCATTTATTCTGGCATCACTCTGGTATTGGCTACGGAAAGATCGCACTTTAGAGCAGAATACCTGTGGGTTTCTCTGCTTTGTTTTTGCACTACTTTCCAAAGCACTTGCGGTGATCGTGCCTGCGATTGTCTTCTGCTTTGATTACTGGGTGGCAAAAGTGCCGTTCCGGGAAGCAGTGAAACGGCAGATCTTTCCCGGTTGCTGTGCCCTGCTATTGCTGGTGATCACCATGCTGGCACAAACCAGCGAACTGGGAGGCGTACGCGATCACTTCGGGATGAGCAAGCTGGAAATCCTCTCGGTTGATACCGTGATCATGTCGAAATACATCCAGATGCTGCTCTGGCCTGAAGCGCGATCTGTTCTCTACGATCCGCCTACTTCAGGAATCAGTCTGAATATCATAATTTCGTTTGGTGTCTGGCTGATAGCAGCTGTACTGTTCGTGCGGATGGGCAAGCGGCAGCCTTTGATTCTGTTTGCGGGTGCCACGTTTGTGCTGTTATTGATCCCGGTACTCAACTTATTTCCGATCACTACATTGATGAATGATCGCTATCTCTATCTACCCTGCATTCCGTTTTTTGCGCTTCTGTTTAGTGCGTGTTTGCAGCTTTTGGAATTACTGCGGGTACGAATCCTGAAACCTCTGCTGAGTCCCAAACCCATTTCGGGATACCTCGTTCCAGGTATTTTCGGTGTGCTGGTTCTGTTTTTATTAACCAGGTACAGTCTGCTGACAGAGCGTTACCTGACGATCTGGAAGGACGGCCTTTCGTTATGGCGCTACACGTCGCAGCAGGTGCCTCAGCTGCCTGTCGTACAGATTCAACTGGCAAACAGCTATCACAGCCAGGGCGAATCGGAGCGCGCAATTGCGATCATCAAGCGGGCGCTGCGGGATACGAATCCTGATGAACTGGATCGTCAGCGAATGGAACAGAAGATTCAGGAATGGGAACGCCTGAAATAA
- a CDS encoding Flp family type IVb pilin has translation MKNLTKSIKNFLVSEDGPTAVEYAVMLALIVIVCLTAIQAVGTNANAKFEAVRDALT, from the coding sequence ATGAAGAATCTGACAAAGAGCATCAAGAATTTCCTGGTTTCAGAAGATGGTCCTACAGCTGTTGAATACGCTGTGATGCTTGCTCTGATCGTGATTGTTTGTCTGACTGCTATTCAGGCTGTCGGTACAAACGCGAATGCGAAATTCGAAGCTGTTCGTGATGCATTGACCTAA
- a CDS encoding A24 family peptidase, producing MDWQQILLENWHVKFVSIVLIYAAYIDGKELRVPNWITYPMVLSGLVYMTWTGGLAGLGWGLLGMVVGLATLLPLYSVGGMGAGDVKLMAGIGAWLGVKITFYAFCVTTVVGAIMAVGMVLYRKSFYKHLGQAIMILDEWRSVKNPRELSRIAKDRKPTMYLLPYGIPICIGSIAYFFYAGLL from the coding sequence ATGGATTGGCAACAGATACTTCTCGAGAATTGGCATGTTAAGTTTGTTTCCATCGTCTTGATTTACGCTGCTTACATCGATGGAAAAGAGCTGCGGGTTCCAAATTGGATTACCTACCCGATGGTCCTTTCCGGACTGGTCTATATGACCTGGACCGGCGGGCTGGCAGGCCTGGGTTGGGGATTGCTCGGCATGGTTGTCGGACTGGCAACGTTACTTCCCTTGTACAGCGTGGGTGGTATGGGAGCCGGTGATGTCAAACTGATGGCAGGCATCGGTGCCTGGTTGGGTGTGAAAATTACCTTCTATGCATTTTGTGTCACGACTGTCGTGGGGGCAATTATGGCTGTAGGCATGGTGCTCTACCGTAAGAGCTTTTACAAACACCTGGGGCAGGCCATCATGATTCTGGATGAATGGCGTTCTGTCAAGAATCCACGTGAACTGTCTCGAATCGCAAAAGACCGAAAGCCGACCATGTATCTTCTGCCTTATGGGATTCCCATCTGCATTGGATCCATTGCCTACTTTTTCTATGCCGGCTTACTGTAA
- the cpaB gene encoding Flp pilus assembly protein CpaB, whose amino-acid sequence MKAKSLMMLVVAVGCGLVAMLGVRQVLSKDGKKEPVKTANVLMTIAEIAPGTPLTESNVKFKSWPIDQVPEGSVTKLEEYKDRSIKTRAVPGEIVMKAKLSEQGVRGASVEIPDGKRVFTTSVDMTKTHSGLILPGDFVDVYVTFTARKPQGGMSTITKVILERVKIFATDNLTDVGGTDSNQVKSKNISLLLSPREGAILKLAEKKGEVHLALRAASDDSDTEDVQFDDDELAEVFSIEGSEYLDEDKDNSEGDVKQDKPERLAQKDKGGSAKKFLDEEQGPQEMTSTEVEPELEEVKPMWQVEVYAGEEKIVQEVELIEEELEDQKEALKDLWEVFTNKKEKEKIN is encoded by the coding sequence ATGAAAGCTAAGTCGTTAATGATGTTGGTAGTTGCAGTCGGCTGTGGTCTGGTTGCGATGTTGGGCGTAAGGCAAGTTCTCAGTAAAGATGGAAAAAAGGAACCGGTCAAGACTGCAAATGTTCTGATGACAATTGCAGAGATCGCTCCTGGTACTCCTCTGACTGAGTCCAACGTGAAATTCAAGTCATGGCCAATCGACCAGGTGCCGGAAGGCTCTGTTACCAAACTGGAAGAGTATAAAGATCGCTCTATTAAAACCCGGGCTGTTCCTGGCGAAATCGTGATGAAAGCCAAGCTCAGTGAACAAGGGGTGCGTGGGGCATCTGTGGAGATTCCAGATGGGAAACGGGTCTTTACGACATCAGTGGATATGACCAAAACGCACAGTGGGTTAATCCTTCCGGGGGACTTTGTTGACGTTTATGTGACATTCACGGCACGAAAGCCACAGGGGGGAATGTCAACGATTACCAAAGTCATTCTGGAACGCGTTAAGATTTTTGCGACAGACAATTTAACAGATGTGGGGGGGACAGACAGTAACCAGGTGAAATCCAAGAATATTTCCTTGTTACTTTCTCCCAGAGAAGGAGCGATTCTGAAGCTGGCCGAGAAAAAGGGGGAGGTTCATCTGGCTTTGAGAGCTGCCTCTGATGATTCGGATACGGAAGACGTTCAATTTGACGATGATGAACTGGCGGAAGTATTTTCAATTGAAGGCAGCGAGTATCTGGATGAGGACAAAGACAACTCAGAAGGAGATGTGAAACAAGACAAACCTGAAAGACTGGCTCAAAAAGACAAAGGCGGCTCAGCCAAAAAGTTTCTGGACGAAGAACAGGGGCCGCAGGAAATGACCTCTACAGAAGTGGAGCCAGAGCTGGAAGAAGTCAAGCCGATGTGGCAGGTTGAGGTTTATGCCGGGGAAGAAAAGATCGTCCAGGAAGTCGAACTGATTGAAGAAGAACTGGAAGATCAAAAAGAGGCATTAAAAGATTTGTGGGAAGTGTTTACGAACAAAAAAGAGAAAGAGAAGATTAACTGA
- a CDS encoding type II and III secretion system protein family protein has product MLALDNCLRMNRLPLFFALVCSLINAKGYSQEEQPAPPGASEPIVQVTADRMKLEITEKFSKILKFPGKIKRVDGFDPTVLGITALTPREIRVQALVPGVTTLVITDEDSKVFSVETFVSGDARHLQAYLRELFPKSSVTAIKVQDSVVLRGWVTEPEAITEMVEIAEQFFPNGVLNQMKLAGVQQVLLKVKIMEVQRSKIRQLGVNWLFLNQSGYAYSTPGTLVPITGITVPFGGPPAVTASQNLISGTSLGFGLVDSSSIFQAFIEALKQEALLKILAEPELVTTSGRPANLLSGGEFPILVPQSLGTVTIEWREFGVRMEAVPIVLGNGRLRLEVQPEVSERDFSNAVQVAGTTVPGLTVRRANTAVEMNFGETMVIAGLISSRKTAETSKTPFLGELPVIGAAFRRVRYTEGETELVIMVTPELVSPLKSGQLPPGGPGKFTATPTDRELYLDGVLEVPSYGSDCPECRYSVPGPIGPEAMMNMENVLPPASASQIPPAPPAPTIHSEVIKKPSLSPENVRNLQEQQKLNKVPAQTPVNTKVPDLSSPPKKEWKAKQKPASPKPKKQKTSSVSKPIGDRPGLIAPGG; this is encoded by the coding sequence ATGCTGGCCTTAGATAATTGCTTAAGAATGAATCGTCTGCCTTTGTTTTTCGCATTGGTCTGCAGTCTCATCAATGCAAAAGGGTATTCGCAGGAAGAGCAGCCTGCTCCCCCCGGAGCAAGCGAGCCGATCGTTCAGGTTACAGCGGACAGGATGAAGCTGGAAATCACGGAAAAGTTTTCCAAGATTCTTAAGTTTCCCGGTAAGATCAAACGCGTGGATGGTTTCGATCCCACCGTGCTGGGGATTACTGCCCTCACTCCCAGAGAGATCCGGGTTCAGGCTCTGGTTCCGGGCGTGACCACGCTGGTGATTACTGATGAAGACAGTAAAGTCTTTTCGGTTGAGACATTTGTAAGTGGTGATGCACGCCACCTGCAGGCGTATCTTCGTGAGCTGTTTCCCAAGTCTTCCGTAACTGCGATTAAGGTACAGGATTCTGTCGTCCTGCGTGGCTGGGTTACAGAGCCCGAAGCCATTACGGAAATGGTTGAAATTGCTGAGCAGTTCTTCCCCAATGGCGTGTTGAATCAGATGAAGCTGGCTGGTGTGCAGCAGGTGCTGCTGAAAGTCAAGATCATGGAAGTTCAGCGATCCAAGATTCGTCAATTAGGCGTCAACTGGTTGTTCCTGAATCAGTCCGGGTATGCTTACAGTACTCCCGGAACTCTGGTTCCGATTACGGGGATTACGGTTCCCTTCGGTGGACCTCCGGCAGTGACTGCTTCGCAGAACCTGATCAGCGGAACTTCACTCGGTTTTGGTCTGGTCGACAGTTCGAGTATCTTTCAGGCATTCATCGAAGCATTAAAACAGGAAGCCTTATTGAAAATTCTGGCTGAGCCGGAACTGGTGACGACCAGCGGTCGCCCTGCTAACCTGTTGTCTGGTGGTGAATTTCCGATTCTGGTTCCCCAAAGTTTAGGTACAGTGACCATCGAATGGCGTGAATTTGGTGTCAGGATGGAAGCGGTTCCGATTGTGCTGGGCAATGGTCGTTTACGACTGGAAGTGCAGCCTGAAGTCAGTGAACGCGATTTTTCCAATGCCGTACAGGTTGCGGGGACAACCGTTCCCGGGTTAACCGTGCGTCGTGCGAATACCGCCGTCGAAATGAACTTTGGTGAAACGATGGTGATTGCCGGTTTGATTTCCAGCCGGAAAACAGCAGAGACTTCGAAAACCCCCTTCCTGGGAGAGCTACCTGTGATTGGAGCTGCTTTCCGTCGTGTGCGATACACGGAAGGTGAAACGGAACTGGTTATTATGGTTACACCCGAATTGGTCTCGCCTTTGAAGTCCGGTCAACTGCCTCCAGGTGGTCCCGGAAAATTTACAGCGACACCAACAGATCGCGAACTCTACTTGGATGGCGTTCTGGAGGTTCCCAGCTACGGCAGCGATTGTCCTGAGTGTCGCTATTCAGTTCCAGGGCCGATTGGACCTGAGGCAATGATGAATATGGAAAATGTGTTACCCCCTGCCTCAGCATCACAAATCCCGCCGGCACCTCCAGCACCAACGATTCATTCTGAAGTGATCAAGAAACCTTCTTTATCACCGGAAAACGTAAGAAATTTACAGGAACAGCAGAAACTGAATAAGGTGCCTGCTCAGACTCCCGTGAATACAAAAGTTCCCGATCTGTCGAGTCCTCCCAAAAAAGAGTGGAAGGCAAAACAGAAACCTGCAAGTCCCAAGCCGAAAAAACAGAAGACCAGTAGCGTGAGTAAACCAATCGGAGATCGCCCGGGTCTAATTGCGCCGGGTGGTTAG
- a CDS encoding AAA family ATPase → MSGVVRLSIIDPNESTRNELKNMLIGVDMVWLEAECSRYEFFTEVVSQTQPDIALISLDANPEMALNLIAQVTRDLPTCNVIVVSSSQEGSLILKAMRNGAKEFLGYPLVLEDFLAALNRIQMTSGKAEGDPGAPRSSQVITVAGVSGGVGCTSLAINLACCLANNERNSVAVIDLDLALGDTDVWLDIIPDYTIQDVAENISRLDYSLLKRSLTKHSCGAFLLPRPVQMDMSVQITTEVLKRIIALLRATFTHLVIDVSKSYNSLDMAAMELSDSVLLTAQLDLPCLRNVVRLSQFFDNNEYVSDKIKVVMNRLGLEDTQISISKALETIGRDIFCQIPNDYATMVESRNNGVPLVMQAPKAKLTRTIMELASSVGGEPVSVSDDSVSRKKKSLFGFLNNSK, encoded by the coding sequence ATGAGTGGAGTAGTTCGATTATCAATCATCGATCCGAATGAATCGACCCGCAATGAGCTGAAGAACATGCTGATTGGTGTCGATATGGTTTGGCTTGAGGCAGAATGTAGTCGTTACGAATTCTTCACGGAAGTTGTTTCACAGACCCAGCCTGATATCGCCTTGATTTCTCTGGATGCGAATCCGGAGATGGCCTTGAACCTGATTGCGCAAGTGACTCGTGATTTGCCGACCTGCAATGTGATTGTGGTCAGCAGTTCGCAGGAAGGCAGCCTGATCTTAAAGGCGATGCGAAATGGTGCTAAGGAATTTTTAGGTTATCCGCTGGTTCTGGAAGATTTCCTGGCTGCATTAAATCGAATTCAGATGACCTCGGGGAAAGCCGAAGGCGACCCCGGTGCACCTCGCTCCAGTCAGGTGATCACGGTGGCAGGTGTGAGTGGAGGCGTTGGTTGTACTTCACTGGCTATCAATCTGGCCTGTTGTCTGGCAAACAACGAGCGAAACAGCGTAGCCGTCATCGACCTGGATCTCGCATTGGGTGATACGGATGTCTGGCTGGATATTATCCCGGATTATACGATTCAGGATGTCGCCGAAAATATTTCAAGACTGGACTATTCTTTATTGAAGCGATCATTAACCAAACATAGCTGTGGTGCGTTTCTATTGCCCCGCCCCGTTCAAATGGATATGTCGGTGCAGATCACCACCGAAGTGCTCAAGCGAATTATCGCACTCTTACGAGCGACATTCACGCATCTGGTGATAGATGTCAGCAAATCGTATAACAGCCTCGACATGGCGGCGATGGAGCTTTCAGATTCCGTGTTGCTGACAGCACAACTGGACCTGCCCTGCTTGCGAAATGTCGTTCGTCTTTCCCAGTTCTTTGACAATAATGAATACGTATCTGATAAAATCAAAGTGGTGATGAATCGTCTGGGGTTGGAAGATACTCAAATCAGTATCAGTAAAGCATTGGAAACCATTGGTCGCGATATCTTCTGCCAGATACCGAATGACTATGCCACAATGGTCGAATCACGCAATAATGGTGTTCCACTGGTTATGCAGGCGCCAAAAGCGAAACTGACCAGAACAATTATGGAACTGGCGAGCAGTGTTGGCGGCGAACCGGTTTCGGTGAGCGATGATTCCGTCTCACGAAAAAAGAAGAGCCTGTTTGGATTCTTGAATAATTCCAAATAA
- a CDS encoding DinB family protein has translation MSIDTATIGQLLELNRTMTLKLLDEIQQFDDPQSALAYRPGPQRAHIAWQIMHVAITEELFATDRLRKTTSHLTEWFPVYQKGSIAGEAIPTVETIKSVLSESRTNLLDAISQIDAAEMEQIPAGLQERGWTNQMALQIVCWHEPHHQGQAHLLLNSWKAEQ, from the coding sequence ATGAGCATTGATACCGCGACCATCGGCCAGCTGCTGGAATTGAATCGAACGATGACATTGAAATTACTCGATGAAATCCAACAGTTTGATGACCCACAAAGTGCCTTGGCATATCGCCCCGGCCCTCAAAGGGCGCATATCGCCTGGCAAATCATGCATGTCGCGATTACCGAAGAATTGTTCGCCACAGACCGCCTTAGAAAAACCACTTCCCATCTGACAGAATGGTTCCCAGTCTACCAGAAAGGAAGTATCGCAGGCGAGGCGATTCCCACGGTTGAAACTATTAAATCCGTCCTGTCGGAGTCGCGTACCAATTTGCTGGATGCGATTTCTCAAATCGATGCAGCCGAGATGGAACAAATTCCCGCAGGGCTCCAGGAACGTGGCTGGACGAATCAAATGGCGTTACAAATTGTCTGCTGGCATGAACCCCACCATCAGGGGCAAGCTCATTTACTGCTGAATTCGTGGAAAGCAGAACAGTAG
- a CDS encoding bifunctional folylpolyglutamate synthase/dihydrofolate synthase, with protein sequence MGVSAEMYQHSLDFLFGRLNYERMGSTKYSTKDFKLGRMQALLKALGNPQSSVPTIHIAGTKGKGSTSVMVAEMLSAAGYRTGLFTSPHVTKYEERILIDGKQIAPEQLVDQVTVLSQAVDQMQVDFGVGDMIPTFFELTTALAWMHFKQNQVDFAVMEVGLGGRLDSTNVCEPLATVITNISYDHTALLGNTIEKITREKAGIIKSGIPVLSGVTQPEAIAVLEEVCEERQAPLYLLNRDFFYEPCGATRKQSTLEDASHCIEKTPSQSITVTTPWSVIEEMPVSLLGAHQATNAGLAVATLDYVRHEGTPLETERMRKGMADLKWPARIEVVQKNPTVIIDTAHNGASINALIKTIDDCFPQQNRLLIFAATREKDVNEMLGALLPHFQTVVLTQYLSNPRRIPVGELIEITQAIQQGSGSTTEVISTTSPADAWLRARESSNSETLICVTGSFFIAAEMRELLLGATDEALLTESC encoded by the coding sequence ATGGGAGTCTCGGCAGAAATGTATCAACACAGCCTGGATTTTCTCTTTGGCCGTCTCAATTATGAACGCATGGGGAGTACCAAGTATTCTACCAAAGACTTCAAGTTGGGAAGAATGCAGGCGCTGCTGAAAGCCTTGGGGAATCCTCAGTCCAGTGTGCCTACGATTCATATTGCCGGGACGAAAGGCAAAGGCTCTACCTCAGTCATGGTTGCGGAAATGTTGTCTGCCGCGGGATATCGGACGGGGCTGTTTACATCGCCGCATGTCACTAAGTATGAAGAGCGGATTCTGATTGACGGGAAGCAGATCGCACCAGAGCAGCTGGTTGATCAAGTCACTGTGCTCTCGCAGGCGGTGGATCAAATGCAGGTTGATTTTGGTGTAGGCGACATGATCCCCACATTTTTTGAGTTGACCACCGCATTAGCCTGGATGCATTTCAAGCAGAATCAGGTCGATTTTGCAGTGATGGAAGTGGGGCTGGGCGGACGTCTGGACTCGACGAATGTTTGCGAACCACTGGCGACTGTGATTACCAATATCAGCTACGACCATACCGCCCTGCTCGGCAACACGATTGAGAAGATCACACGTGAGAAAGCCGGGATTATCAAATCGGGAATTCCAGTCTTGAGCGGCGTGACTCAGCCAGAAGCGATTGCCGTTCTTGAAGAGGTATGCGAAGAAAGACAGGCACCACTCTATCTGCTCAATCGGGACTTTTTCTATGAACCGTGCGGAGCGACGCGAAAGCAGTCGACATTGGAAGACGCAAGTCATTGTATCGAAAAAACGCCATCTCAAAGTATAACGGTGACGACTCCCTGGTCTGTGATCGAAGAAATGCCAGTCAGTTTACTGGGGGCGCATCAGGCGACGAACGCCGGGTTGGCTGTCGCAACGTTGGACTATGTTCGGCATGAGGGGACCCCGCTCGAGACCGAACGAATGCGAAAAGGGATGGCTGATTTGAAATGGCCGGCACGGATTGAAGTCGTGCAGAAGAATCCAACAGTGATTATTGATACGGCGCACAATGGCGCTTCGATCAATGCATTGATCAAAACGATTGATGACTGCTTCCCGCAGCAGAATCGGTTGCTCATTTTTGCGGCGACGCGAGAAAAAGATGTAAACGAAATGCTGGGGGCTCTGTTGCCTCATTTTCAGACAGTCGTTCTCACTCAGTATCTTTCTAATCCACGCCGTATTCCCGTGGGTGAACTGATTGAGATTACGCAAGCGATTCAACAGGGATCAGGCAGCACAACCGAAGTGATTTCCACTACCAGTCCTGCTGATGCCTGGTTGCGGGCCAGGGAGAGTTCGAACTCAGAGACCTTGATTTGTGTCACTGGTTCCTTTTTTATTGCTGCGGAAATGCGCGAACTCCTGTTAGGCGCCACTGACGAAGCTTTGCTCACCGAGTCCTGCTAA